From a single Amphiprion ocellaris isolate individual 3 ecotype Okinawa chromosome 18, ASM2253959v1, whole genome shotgun sequence genomic region:
- the cyth1b gene encoding cytohesin-1 isoform X2 — MVLKSEDGVVSDDLSPEEQQELESIRRRKEELLLDIQRLKDEIAEVTTEIESLGLSEERKSMQRNKQMATGRKKFNMDPTKGICFLIDSSLLKNTSDDIAQFLYKGEGLNKTAIGDYLGERDDFNIEVLHAFLELHEFTDLNLVQALRQFLWSFRLPGEAQKIDRMMEAFAQRYCHCNPGVFQSTDTCYILSFAVIMLNTSLHNPNVKDKPSVQRFTAMNRGINDGGDLPEDLLRNLYDSIKNEPFKIPEDDGNDLTHTFFNPDREGWLLKLGGRVKTWKRRWFILTDNCLYYFEYTTDKEPRGIIPLENLSIREVDDSKKPNCFELFIPNHKDQVIKACKTEADGRVVEGNHTFYRISAPTAEEKDEWINSIKAAISKDPFYEMLAARKKKVSSLKGL; from the exons TGTCTGATGACCTCAGTCCAGAAGAGCAACAGGAGCTGGAGAGCATCCGCCGGCGAAAAGAAGAGCTACTGCTGGACATACAA AGGCTGAAGGATGAGATAGCAGAGGTGACCACTGAGATTGAAAGCCTGGGTCTGTCTGAAGAGAG GAAAAGTATGCAGAGGAACAAACAGATGGCCACGGGCCGTAAGAAGTTCAACATGGATCCCACTAAG GGGATTTGCTTCTTGATCGACAGCTCACTGCTAAAAAACACCAGTGATGACATCGCCCAGTTCCTCTACAAGGGAGAAGGGCTGAATAAGACGGCCATCGGAGACTACCTGGGGGAGAG AGACGACTTCAACATCGAGGTTCTTCACGCCTTCTTAGAGCTGCACGAGTTCACAGATCTGAACCTGGTTCAGGCCCTCAGGCAGTTCCTGTGGAGCTTCAGGCTGCCTGGCGAGGCTCAGAAGATCGACCGCATGATGGAGGCGTTCGCCCAGCGATACTGCCACTGCAACCCCGGAGTGTTTCAGAGCACAG ATACCTGCTACATTCTGTCGTTCGCTGTGATCATGTTGAACACCAGCCTGCACAACCCCAACGTGAAGGACAAACCCTCCGTTCAGAGATTCACCGCCATGAACAGAGGAATCAATGACGGAGGAGACCTGCCAGAGGACCTGCTCAGG AATCTGTACGACAGTATCAAGAACGAACCCTTTAAGATCCCGGAGGACGATGGGAACGACCTCACACACACCTTCTTCAACCCCGACAGAGAGGGATGGCTGCTGAAACTCG GTGGACGAGTGAAGACCTGGAAGAGACGCTGGTTCATCCTCACAGATAACTGCCTCTACTACTTTGAATACACCACT GACAAGGAGCCCAGAGGGATCATTCCACTGGAAAATCTGAGCATCAGAGAAGTCGACGACTCCAAGAAACCA AACTGCTTCGAGCTCTTCATCCCCAATCACAAAGATCAGGTGATCAAGGCCTGCAAGACGGAGGCGGACGGCCGCGTCGTCGAGGGCAACCAcactttttacagaatctcagCCCCAACCGCAGAGGAGAAGGATGAATGGATCAACAGCATCAA AGCTGCCATCAGCAAAGACCCATTCTACGAGATGTTGGCCGCTCGGAAGAAGAAGGTTTCCTCCCTGAAAGGTCTGTAG
- the cyth1b gene encoding cytohesin-1 isoform X1 translates to MGTVSELCASSFQAFLCPTVRPPAATTVSDDLSPEEQQELESIRRRKEELLLDIQRLKDEIAEVTTEIESLGLSEERKSMQRNKQMATGRKKFNMDPTKGICFLIDSSLLKNTSDDIAQFLYKGEGLNKTAIGDYLGERDDFNIEVLHAFLELHEFTDLNLVQALRQFLWSFRLPGEAQKIDRMMEAFAQRYCHCNPGVFQSTDTCYILSFAVIMLNTSLHNPNVKDKPSVQRFTAMNRGINDGGDLPEDLLRNLYDSIKNEPFKIPEDDGNDLTHTFFNPDREGWLLKLGGRVKTWKRRWFILTDNCLYYFEYTTDKEPRGIIPLENLSIREVDDSKKPNCFELFIPNHKDQVIKACKTEADGRVVEGNHTFYRISAPTAEEKDEWINSIKAAISKDPFYEMLAARKKKVSSLKGL, encoded by the exons TGTCTGATGACCTCAGTCCAGAAGAGCAACAGGAGCTGGAGAGCATCCGCCGGCGAAAAGAAGAGCTACTGCTGGACATACAA AGGCTGAAGGATGAGATAGCAGAGGTGACCACTGAGATTGAAAGCCTGGGTCTGTCTGAAGAGAG GAAAAGTATGCAGAGGAACAAACAGATGGCCACGGGCCGTAAGAAGTTCAACATGGATCCCACTAAG GGGATTTGCTTCTTGATCGACAGCTCACTGCTAAAAAACACCAGTGATGACATCGCCCAGTTCCTCTACAAGGGAGAAGGGCTGAATAAGACGGCCATCGGAGACTACCTGGGGGAGAG AGACGACTTCAACATCGAGGTTCTTCACGCCTTCTTAGAGCTGCACGAGTTCACAGATCTGAACCTGGTTCAGGCCCTCAGGCAGTTCCTGTGGAGCTTCAGGCTGCCTGGCGAGGCTCAGAAGATCGACCGCATGATGGAGGCGTTCGCCCAGCGATACTGCCACTGCAACCCCGGAGTGTTTCAGAGCACAG ATACCTGCTACATTCTGTCGTTCGCTGTGATCATGTTGAACACCAGCCTGCACAACCCCAACGTGAAGGACAAACCCTCCGTTCAGAGATTCACCGCCATGAACAGAGGAATCAATGACGGAGGAGACCTGCCAGAGGACCTGCTCAGG AATCTGTACGACAGTATCAAGAACGAACCCTTTAAGATCCCGGAGGACGATGGGAACGACCTCACACACACCTTCTTCAACCCCGACAGAGAGGGATGGCTGCTGAAACTCG GTGGACGAGTGAAGACCTGGAAGAGACGCTGGTTCATCCTCACAGATAACTGCCTCTACTACTTTGAATACACCACT GACAAGGAGCCCAGAGGGATCATTCCACTGGAAAATCTGAGCATCAGAGAAGTCGACGACTCCAAGAAACCA AACTGCTTCGAGCTCTTCATCCCCAATCACAAAGATCAGGTGATCAAGGCCTGCAAGACGGAGGCGGACGGCCGCGTCGTCGAGGGCAACCAcactttttacagaatctcagCCCCAACCGCAGAGGAGAAGGATGAATGGATCAACAGCATCAA AGCTGCCATCAGCAAAGACCCATTCTACGAGATGTTGGCCGCTCGGAAGAAGAAGGTTTCCTCCCTGAAAGGTCTGTAG
- the cyth1b gene encoding cytohesin-1 isoform X3, whose translation MQRNKQMATGRKKFNMDPTKGICFLIDSSLLKNTSDDIAQFLYKGEGLNKTAIGDYLGERDDFNIEVLHAFLELHEFTDLNLVQALRQFLWSFRLPGEAQKIDRMMEAFAQRYCHCNPGVFQSTDTCYILSFAVIMLNTSLHNPNVKDKPSVQRFTAMNRGINDGGDLPEDLLRNLYDSIKNEPFKIPEDDGNDLTHTFFNPDREGWLLKLGGGRVKTWKRRWFILTDNCLYYFEYTTDKEPRGIIPLENLSIREVDDSKKPNCFELFIPNHKDQVIKACKTEADGRVVEGNHTFYRISAPTAEEKDEWINSIKAAISKDPFYEMLAARKKKVSSLKGL comes from the exons ATGCAGAGGAACAAACAGATGGCCACGGGCCGTAAGAAGTTCAACATGGATCCCACTAAG GGGATTTGCTTCTTGATCGACAGCTCACTGCTAAAAAACACCAGTGATGACATCGCCCAGTTCCTCTACAAGGGAGAAGGGCTGAATAAGACGGCCATCGGAGACTACCTGGGGGAGAG AGACGACTTCAACATCGAGGTTCTTCACGCCTTCTTAGAGCTGCACGAGTTCACAGATCTGAACCTGGTTCAGGCCCTCAGGCAGTTCCTGTGGAGCTTCAGGCTGCCTGGCGAGGCTCAGAAGATCGACCGCATGATGGAGGCGTTCGCCCAGCGATACTGCCACTGCAACCCCGGAGTGTTTCAGAGCACAG ATACCTGCTACATTCTGTCGTTCGCTGTGATCATGTTGAACACCAGCCTGCACAACCCCAACGTGAAGGACAAACCCTCCGTTCAGAGATTCACCGCCATGAACAGAGGAATCAATGACGGAGGAGACCTGCCAGAGGACCTGCTCAGG AATCTGTACGACAGTATCAAGAACGAACCCTTTAAGATCCCGGAGGACGATGGGAACGACCTCACACACACCTTCTTCAACCCCGACAGAGAGGGATGGCTGCTGAAACTCGG AGGTGGACGAGTGAAGACCTGGAAGAGACGCTGGTTCATCCTCACAGATAACTGCCTCTACTACTTTGAATACACCACT GACAAGGAGCCCAGAGGGATCATTCCACTGGAAAATCTGAGCATCAGAGAAGTCGACGACTCCAAGAAACCA AACTGCTTCGAGCTCTTCATCCCCAATCACAAAGATCAGGTGATCAAGGCCTGCAAGACGGAGGCGGACGGCCGCGTCGTCGAGGGCAACCAcactttttacagaatctcagCCCCAACCGCAGAGGAGAAGGATGAATGGATCAACAGCATCAA AGCTGCCATCAGCAAAGACCCATTCTACGAGATGTTGGCCGCTCGGAAGAAGAAGGTTTCCTCCCTGAAAGGTCTGTAG